Genomic window (Haladaptatus caseinilyticus):
CCGTCTTCTCGCCCACCCCGCGGACGGGAATGAAACTGTTCTCAATTCGCATTGCCGAAAAAATTCGGCGAGAGGCTTAAAGAGGTTGCCTCTCGCGGGCGATAATCGCCAACTCAAAACAAGTAACAAATTATTTATAATATTTCATATGTAAGATAGTCTGATGAATTCTATAAAACGAACGAGCAGGTTCGAGTACTCACTGCTGTTGAATCATCCCTCGGATCGTCGCTCGAAGGTCAGCCGAATCGACCGGTTTCTCGAGAATCGAACGGACACCACGACTGATCGCCTCCCGTCGAACGTGGGCAGGGGTCGATGGCGTGAGGACAACGGTAGAGACATTGTTCTCGTTGAGGTATTCACATCGTTTCCACAGGTCCGCCGAGAACCCCTCCGTATCGAGGACAGCGATTTTGACGGTGTCGTCCCTGCGAAGGAAGGTATCGAACTGCTGTACGGTAGTTGCGAGATGGGCCTCACATCCCTCCTCGTCTACGAGGTCTGCAAGGAGTTCGAGATTCTGTTCGTTCTTACTGAGGACGAGCAGTGTTTCAGCCATCGTTCGACACGGATTCGGATTCGACCCACTCCGGTTCACCTGACAGGACACCTCGGAGACCGGTGAGCGGTTCGCCGACTTCGAGACCGTGATCCGTGATGCGGAACTCACGGAGGGTCCGCTCGAAATCGCTCGTGCGCTTCTTCAGGACTCCGATGGCCTTGCGCATCTCACCGGAGATCTCGAGATGGCGGAGGAAAACGATGTTGTCGGCGAGATAGCTGATTCCCGCCTCAGTGGCTTGGAAATCACCGGTAACGGACTGGATTTCGTCCACGAGGATAACGGACACACCCATATCCTTGAGATAGCGAGAGAGCGTGTGGAGTTTCCTAACGAGCATCTGATCGTTTTCGCCCCTTACCGACAGCTTGTACCCCTGCAAACCGTCTATCATGACGATATCGGTGTCGTTTTCTTCGACTTCCCGGCGCACTTCGCGAGCGAACTCCATAGCCGAGTGGTCGAGGGGTTCCACCTCTTCGACCATGAGCGAATCCTGCTCGATCATCGCCTCAACGGGAATATCGATGGTACGGTTGCGCCGCATGAACGTCTCCCGACTCTCCTCGAACATGTAGATGACGGAGCGCTCGCCGCGACTGGCAGCCTCCTTCATGAACTGCGTTCCGGCGGTCGTTTTTCCGACACCGGTCGGTCCACTCAGGACGGTGACCGTCCCTCGTTCGATACCGCCGTGCAGTAGATCGTCGATTTCGGTGACACCGGACGGTATCGGTTCGGCGACGAACTCCCGGTCGTTGCCGGTCGGTGTGAGTTCCGGATAGACGGCGAGACCACCCGGTTCGATACGCATCGAGTGTTGGCCCTCTCGAATCGATGACCCACGGAACTTTGGAACGCTGATTATTCGGCCCATCTCCGGACGTTCTAGTTGGATGGTTCCGTCAGTCATGTACTGAAGGTCGTTGTCTGGCGAATCCGGCGTGTTCTCCGAAGTAAGCAGTATCGTTGCGCTCTGTTCTTTCAGGTAGCGCATGAACGCGATAACTTGCTTTCGAAAATGGTAGGTATCAGCGGTAAGATGACGAAGCTTCGTCAGTGGGTCGATAAACACGCGGTCGGGGTCGATGGACTCGACACGGTCGGTAATCGCCGTCGTCAGTGGTTCCTGCTCTACCTCGCTCGGTGAGAAAATGTCGTAGGATTGCTCATCGACGAACACGTCCGAATCCGGACTCAAATCGAGAAAATGAACTCCGGAGAGGTCTACGTCCAATGACTCTGCGTTCTGCTCGATTTCGTCATTTGATTCCTCCAAGTTGACGAACATAGCCGTCTCGTCTGCCTCGGTACCGGCAGTGAGGTAGTTCATCCCGAGAATCGTCTTTCCTGTTCCCGGGTCGCCCCGAACGAGATAACTCCGTTCTGGAATAAGGCCACCGTGTAGTATCTCGTCCAGTCCAGGCACACCCGTCGATATCCGCTCTGGTGGACTGTGCGTCATACCCTACTATAGAATCACTGTAACCCGCATATATCTCTATTGGGCGCGGAAGTAAGGGGCCAAACAACTTGCCGACCAGTCGAGGGGGGGTTTCGAACGAGTGTTATCGAATAGTTTTGCAGGAATTCGAACACTAGTGGGAAAAAATGGAATTATCAATACGAATTTGAAGAGTCAATTAGGGAGGCATTACCCATTTGAAGCTCGAAGTAAGCGAAGCAGTCGGTCGGGTGGGACGACGAATAACAAAGCACGGCGAGGCCCTAGACCGAATGATTGCGTGGAGCGGCGACAGAACATAACGGTTAGACTTGGACCGTCGATCCACGCAGGGTGAACAATACGATGTCAGAGGCGGATAAATATCCGGAAGACACGTCACGCCGCCGCTTCGTCAAAGGAGTTGTCGGAAGCGCGGCATTGGCTGGTATCGGAACTGGAACGGTCGCGACGCTGAAATCTGCAACGGCGCCGTCCGGCGCAGGGGGTGGTATCGTCCAATACTACGGCGTCGAGAACGTCGCGGGACCGGCACCGCGGGGAATGCCACAGATTCCGGTCGAAATCGAAGACAACGGCGACGTGAAAGGAGTCTGGCCGAAGGTCCAACAGCGAGAACAAGAAGGCAGAACAGTAACCGTCGCCGAAATGCAACTCGGGGGAGTCACGTACTCATCCCAGTGGT
Coding sequences:
- a CDS encoding ATPase domain-containing protein translates to MTHSPPERISTGVPGLDEILHGGLIPERSYLVRGDPGTGKTILGMNYLTAGTEADETAMFVNLEESNDEIEQNAESLDVDLSGVHFLDLSPDSDVFVDEQSYDIFSPSEVEQEPLTTAITDRVESIDPDRVFIDPLTKLRHLTADTYHFRKQVIAFMRYLKEQSATILLTSENTPDSPDNDLQYMTDGTIQLERPEMGRIISVPKFRGSSIREGQHSMRIEPGGLAVYPELTPTGNDREFVAEPIPSGVTEIDDLLHGGIERGTVTVLSGPTGVGKTTAGTQFMKEAASRGERSVIYMFEESRETFMRRNRTIDIPVEAMIEQDSLMVEEVEPLDHSAMEFAREVRREVEENDTDIVMIDGLQGYKLSVRGENDQMLVRKLHTLSRYLKDMGVSVILVDEIQSVTGDFQATEAGISYLADNIVFLRHLEISGEMRKAIGVLKKRTSDFERTLREFRITDHGLEVGEPLTGLRGVLSGEPEWVESESVSNDG
- a CDS encoding DNA-binding transcriptional response regulator, which gives rise to MAETLLVLSKNEQNLELLADLVDEEGCEAHLATTVQQFDTFLRRDDTVKIAVLDTEGFSADLWKRCEYLNENNVSTVVLTPSTPAHVRREAISRGVRSILEKPVDSADLRATIRGMIQQQ